The genomic stretch TTTGCAGAGGCAAAGAACAAAGGCATTCAGTAAGGCCTTGGCAAGTCCTTCGTCCTGTTCAACAGCCTTGTTGAATATTTCAAGAGCTAACTCAACATTTTTCGCCCGGCAGATGCCCTGAAGGAGGGATTTGTATGTTGACTCATTGGGTTCCAATCCTTTCATGGTCATCTGGTTAAACAGGTGGCAAGCATCTTCGACCAGATCTACTTCACAAAATTTGTTGATAAGGATATTGAAACTTTCCAAATTACCACAACAACCAATTGCAAACATCTCATCCCACAGCCGTTTTGCAGGGCGCACAAGATCCTCCCTGCAGCAAGCTTCGAGAAGATAATTGTAAGATGACACGTCGAGTCCTAAACCTTTTTTCTTCATCTCTTGAAGCACCCGATAAGCTTCTTTAACTCTTCCCGCCTTACAAAGGTAGGAAACCATCACATTGTAACTCTCCGAGTCCCTGAAGTACTCCTTCATGGACAAGAGCTGGAATACTTCAACCAACTCTTCTCCCTTTCCATGCTTACAAAGGTTTTCACTCAAGTTGATCACTGTCAGCAGAGTTGGTGATCTCTCTTTCTCGAGCATAAACCTTAAAAATGAGATTGCACGTGCGGGATCAGAAGACGAAACAGATCCTATCAAGACATTCAGAACATCATCGTCAATCGTAAAATCTCCACTCACTATCACATCGCCCAAGTTTTTTGCTTCACACAAGTGTCTCTCTGTGACAAACTGAAGAATAAGCTCCCGATAATCACTGGCCCTTGGCGCCACCCCTAACTTACGTTTCCTCTTCAAAACCATGTTCACATCAACCACGCATCCCATCTGGCGCAACGTCTCAGCCACAACTCTATACGCCATAAAGTCAGGCTTACATTCTCTTTTCCTCAACTCCTCCAATGCAAGCATCGCATCATTCGCCCGAAGCTCTGTGCATAAACCATGAACCACCAGCAGCGCAACAACCGACCCATTAACCCCCGAAAAATCAACCTTTTTTACATCATCAATCAAACCCAGAATCTCAACCAGTTCCATCTTTCCGCAAATCCTCCACACAAAAACCCCAAAACCAATAGTACTGAGACGAACACCTCTGTTAAGCATTTCACCGAACACATTGCGGGCACTCTTCACATTCCCATCAGAAGCCAGCGCGGCCAGAAGCGAATTGCAAGCTTCAGGCCCTATCTCCGGCGCGATGGAGGCAACGTCGCGAAAGAGAGAGAAGGCCGTGTGAGTTCTCCTCCCAGCGACAAGAGAAGCAATGACGGAGCGATAAACGCGGGGGTGCAAGGAAaccctctgcgctctgatttgCTTTAGAAGCTTATCGAT from Salvia splendens isolate huo1 chromosome 15, SspV2, whole genome shotgun sequence encodes the following:
- the LOC121768287 gene encoding pentatricopeptide repeat-containing protein At5g14080-like, whose protein sequence is MQGSAAELASLISRTLLVASSRAWTPSHEKTLHQLGCRHSLSPTVVARVIDPFLLNQHSLASGFFNWASQQPGFSHSSDTYQSLLKSLAISRQFNSIDKLLKQIRAQRVSLHPRVYRSVIASLVAGRRTHTAFSLFRDVASIAPEIGPEACNSLLAALASDGNVKSARNVFGEMLNRGVRLSTIGFGVFVWRICGKMELVEILGLIDDVKKVDFSGVNGSVVALLVVHGLCTELRANDAMLALEELRKRECKPDFMAYRVVAETLRQMGCVVDVNMVLKRKRKLGVAPRASDYRELILQFVTERHLCEAKNLGDVIVSGDFTIDDDVLNVLIGSVSSSDPARAISFLRFMLEKERSPTLLTVINLSENLCKHGKGEELVEVFQLLSMKEYFRDSESYNVMVSYLCKAGRVKEAYRVLQEMKKKGLGLDVSSYNYLLEACCREDLVRPAKRLWDEMFAIGCCGNLESFNILINKFCEVDLVEDACHLFNQMTMKGLEPNESTYKSLLQGICRAKNVELALEIFNKAVEQDEGLAKALLNAFVLCLCKEGFLLPVSQLLRELTCRMGCAKSHLTFLRYLADAGQHSLACKHLQWIADESPEMLHTIPSEFAASLSSS